A window from Carassius auratus strain Wakin chromosome 48, ASM336829v1, whole genome shotgun sequence encodes these proteins:
- the LOC113065473 gene encoding solute carrier family 25 member 33 isoform X1: MAQKDTLLHLFAGGCGGTVGAIMTCPLEVLKTRLQSSGLTLRPVFQVQLGAFNGAGVIRPGPVTPGLLQVLRSILEKEGPKSLFRGLGPNLVGVAPSRAIYFAAYSKSKETFNGIFVPNSGIVHMSSAGFAAFVTNSLMNPVWMVKTRMQLERKARGEKKMNAFQCARYVYKTEGMRGFYRGLTASYAGISETMICFLIYETLKKYLAQSRFTTPDTDTEKGASDFLGLMAAAAFAKGCASCIAYPHEVIRTRLREEGSKYKYFFQTARLVAVEEGYAAFYRGLIPQLIRQIPNTAIVLSTYELIVHLLGETPK, encoded by the exons ATGGCACAGAAAGACACCCTGTTACATCTCTTCGCAGGGGG GTGTGGTGGAACTGTAGGTGCCATCATGACCTGCCCCCTGGAGGTATTAAAAACCAGACTACAGTCATCTGGCCTCACCCTCAGACCTGTTTTCCAGGTCCAGCTGGGCGCATTCAATGGTGCTGGCGTCATTAGACCAGGACCCGTCACCCCTGGCTTGCTACAAGTGCTACG GTCAATTCTAGAGAAAGAGGGACCAAAATCTCTATTCAGAGGATTGGGACCAAATCTTGTTGGTGTTGCACCTTCAAG GGCGATCTACTTTGCAGCTTATTCAAAGTCAAAAGAGACTTTCAATGGCATCTTTGTCCCAAACAGTGGAATTGTCCACATGTCCTCAGCTGGCTTTGCAG CATTTGTCACAAACTCCCTGATGAATCCTGTCTGGATGGTCAAAACAAGAATGCAGCTTGAGAGAAA GGCACGTGGGGAGAAGAAAATGAACGCGTTTCAATGTGCGCGGTACGTGTACAAGACTGAAGGCATGCGAGGTTTTTACCGGGGCCTGACAGCATCGTATGCCGGAATCTCCGAGACCATGATCTGCTTCCTTATTTACGAGACTCTGAAGAAGTACCTAGCACAAAGTCGGTTCACCACACCAGACACTGACACAGAAAAAGGGGCTTCAGATTTCTTGGGCCTCATGGCTGCTGCTGCATTTGCCAAGGGTTGTGCCTCCTGCATAGCCTATCCACATG AGGTAATTCGGACAAGACTAAGAGAAGAAGGAAGCAAATACAAGTACTTCTTTCAGACGGCGCGCCTAGTGGCGGTGGAAGAGGGATATGCAGCTTTTTACAGAGGACTCATTCCACAGCTCATCAGACAAATCCCCAACACCGCCATAGTGCTGTCCACCTATGAGCTCATTGTCCATCTGCTGGGTGAAACCCCCAAATGA
- the LOC113065473 gene encoding solute carrier family 25 member 33 isoform X2 yields MAQKDTLLHLFAGGCGGTVGAIMTCPLEVLKTRLQSSGLTLRPVFQVQLGAFNGAGVIRPGPVTPGLLQVLRSILEKEGPKSLFRGLGPNLVGVAPSRARGEKKMNAFQCARYVYKTEGMRGFYRGLTASYAGISETMICFLIYETLKKYLAQSRFTTPDTDTEKGASDFLGLMAAAAFAKGCASCIAYPHEVIRTRLREEGSKYKYFFQTARLVAVEEGYAAFYRGLIPQLIRQIPNTAIVLSTYELIVHLLGETPK; encoded by the exons ATGGCACAGAAAGACACCCTGTTACATCTCTTCGCAGGGGG GTGTGGTGGAACTGTAGGTGCCATCATGACCTGCCCCCTGGAGGTATTAAAAACCAGACTACAGTCATCTGGCCTCACCCTCAGACCTGTTTTCCAGGTCCAGCTGGGCGCATTCAATGGTGCTGGCGTCATTAGACCAGGACCCGTCACCCCTGGCTTGCTACAAGTGCTACG GTCAATTCTAGAGAAAGAGGGACCAAAATCTCTATTCAGAGGATTGGGACCAAATCTTGTTGGTGTTGCACCTTCAAG GGCACGTGGGGAGAAGAAAATGAACGCGTTTCAATGTGCGCGGTACGTGTACAAGACTGAAGGCATGCGAGGTTTTTACCGGGGCCTGACAGCATCGTATGCCGGAATCTCCGAGACCATGATCTGCTTCCTTATTTACGAGACTCTGAAGAAGTACCTAGCACAAAGTCGGTTCACCACACCAGACACTGACACAGAAAAAGGGGCTTCAGATTTCTTGGGCCTCATGGCTGCTGCTGCATTTGCCAAGGGTTGTGCCTCCTGCATAGCCTATCCACATG AGGTAATTCGGACAAGACTAAGAGAAGAAGGAAGCAAATACAAGTACTTCTTTCAGACGGCGCGCCTAGTGGCGGTGGAAGAGGGATATGCAGCTTTTTACAGAGGACTCATTCCACAGCTCATCAGACAAATCCCCAACACCGCCATAGTGCTGTCCACCTATGAGCTCATTGTCCATCTGCTGGGTGAAACCCCCAAATGA